The Apium graveolens cultivar Ventura chromosome 11, ASM990537v1, whole genome shotgun sequence genome has a window encoding:
- the LOC141696603 gene encoding secreted RxLR effector protein 161-like has translation MAECNSVRYPMEHKIQLHADSSGEVVNPTQFKSIIGGLRYLVNTRPDIAYSIGIVSRFMERPTQLHMNAVKRICRYLKGTLQYGLIYTKGQGNYILSGFSDSDLGGSMDDRKSTGGMAFYLDENLITWVSQKQRCVALSSCEAEFMAATAAACQAIWLQRVLSHIMGIKVAPVTLYIDNRSAVDLARNPVFYGRSKHIDLRYHFIRDCVEQGLIIIRHVRTNEQRTDILTKALAISKFEKMRQLLGVRKLENV, from the coding sequence ATGGCAGAATGTAATAGTGTGAGATATCCTATGGAGCACAAGATACAATTACATGCTGACAGCTCGGGTGAAGTTGTAAATCCTACGCAGTTTAAAAGCATTATAGGCGGGCTCAGATACCTAGTGAATACAAGACCTGATATTGCTTATTCTATAGGGATTGTTAGCAGGTTTATGGAAAGGCCTACACAGCTGCACATGAACGCAGTTAAAAGGATTTGTCGATATCTGAAGGGAACGCTACAGTACGGACTAATCTACACAAAAGGCCAAGGAAATTATATACTTTCGGGTTTTTCGGATAGTGACTTAGGAGGGAGTATGGATGACCGAAAGAGTACGGGAGGAATGGCTTTCTATCTTGATGAGAATTTAATTACTTGGGTGTCACAAAAACAACGGTGTGTTGCACTCTCTTCGTGTGAGGCTGAGTTTATGGCGGCTACGGCGGCTGCCTGCCAGGCGATTTGGTTGCAGCGGGTACTGAGTCATATCATGGGCATCAAGGTTGCTCCTGTCACATTGTACATTGATAATAGGTCAGCTGTGGACTTGGCACGTAATCCAGTTTTCTATGGACGAAGCAAGCATATTGACTTGCGCTATCACTTCATCCGTGATTGTGTTGAACAAGGATTGATAATTATAAGACATGTCCGCACGAATGAACAACGAACTGACATCCTAACGAAGGCATTGGCAATATCCAAGTTTGAGAAGATGCGTCAGTTGCTTGGTGTCAGAAAGCTGGAGAATGTTTAG